The following coding sequences lie in one Bacteroides helcogenes P 36-108 genomic window:
- a CDS encoding glycosyltransferase, translating to MSKISVLMSVYRNDSPEYLRMAVESVSFKQTLQPDEIILVVDGSVPAVLGAEIKNLCSEIPYIKPLWKSNNEGLGKALRDGVEIAANEIIARMDSDDVSVPDRFEKQIKALESDPTLSIVGGGMTEFIDSLDNIVGIRTVPFANDDIKSYMKTRCGLNHVTVMFKRSEILRVGNYQDWFWNEDYYLWVRMMIGGCKFANIPDILVNVRSGADQYTRRGGRKYFESEKGIQKLMLDNNLISFPRYCFNVFVRFCVQIVMPNWVRGFVFQKIFR from the coding sequence ATGAGCAAAATCTCTGTTTTAATGTCAGTCTATCGAAATGATAGTCCAGAATATTTAAGAATGGCAGTAGAAAGTGTTTCTTTTAAACAAACTCTGCAGCCAGATGAGATTATTCTTGTAGTTGATGGTTCTGTGCCTGCAGTTTTGGGGGCAGAGATCAAAAATCTATGTTCTGAAATACCATATATAAAGCCTCTGTGGAAATCCAATAATGAAGGTCTTGGCAAAGCATTGAGGGATGGCGTTGAAATAGCTGCTAATGAAATCATTGCTCGAATGGATAGTGATGATGTTTCTGTACCAGATAGATTTGAAAAACAAATAAAAGCTTTGGAATCAGATCCTACATTAAGTATTGTTGGCGGTGGAATGACGGAGTTCATTGACTCGCTCGATAATATTGTTGGAATTAGAACAGTTCCATTCGCTAATGATGATATCAAATCATACATGAAAACTCGTTGTGGTTTGAATCATGTTACGGTTATGTTCAAACGTTCAGAAATCCTTCGAGTTGGTAATTATCAGGACTGGTTCTGGAATGAGGACTATTACCTGTGGGTTCGTATGATGATTGGTGGATGTAAATTTGCCAATATTCCGGATATATTGGTTAATGTTCGTTCTGGTGCAGATCAATATACACGTAGGGGAGGAAGAAAATATTTTGAGAGTGAGAAAGGAATCCAAAAATTGATGCTTGATAATAATTTAATTAGCTTCCCTCGATATTGTTTCAATGTGTTTGTCCGATTTTGCGTGCAGATAGTAATGCCAAATTGGGTTCGAGGATTTGTATTCCAAAAAATATTTAGGTAA
- a CDS encoding DegT/DnrJ/EryC1/StrS family aminotransferase — MDKRIYLCLAHMSGKEMGFIQEAFDTNWVVPLGPNVNAFEQDLEHFVGRNKKVVALSAGTAAVHLALLACGVGQGDEVIVQSFTFCASSHPVTYLGATPVFVDSEEDTWNMDPVLLETAIQDRIGKTGRKPKAIVPVYLYGMPGKIDEILAVAARYDIPVIEDAAEGFGSRFDGQVCGTFGTYGVLSFNGNKMITTSGGGALICSGEDAKKEIMFYATQAREAYPYYQHEQIGYNYRMSNICAGIGRGQMTVADEHVAHHRHVCGLYRDLLQDIEGITLHENPSERYDSNYWLNTVLLDENLPVKGEEDAYRETVQGAVGGAAGVTHDAQSVHTSCEPNRNVEAMRLWLDKAGIESRPLWKPMHLQPVYVQSPSYVNGVSEALFKRGLCLPSGPWVTDEDVHYIVEKIKECMA; from the coding sequence ATGGATAAGAGAATTTATCTTTGCCTTGCTCACATGAGCGGCAAGGAAATGGGCTTCATACAGGAAGCCTTCGATACGAACTGGGTGGTTCCACTCGGTCCGAACGTGAATGCCTTCGAGCAGGATCTGGAACATTTTGTAGGCCGGAACAAGAAAGTGGTCGCATTGAGTGCCGGTACGGCAGCGGTGCACCTGGCTTTGTTGGCCTGTGGAGTGGGTCAGGGCGATGAGGTGATAGTGCAGAGTTTTACGTTTTGTGCCTCAAGCCATCCGGTAACGTACCTCGGTGCTACCCCCGTATTTGTGGATAGCGAGGAGGATACCTGGAACATGGATCCTGTGCTTCTGGAAACAGCGATTCAAGACCGTATCGGGAAGACGGGCCGGAAGCCAAAAGCGATTGTCCCTGTCTATCTTTATGGCATGCCCGGCAAGATTGACGAGATCCTGGCTGTAGCTGCCAGGTATGACATTCCTGTAATCGAGGATGCCGCCGAGGGCTTTGGCAGTAGGTTTGACGGGCAAGTGTGCGGTACGTTCGGTACATATGGTGTCCTGAGCTTCAACGGTAATAAGATGATAACCACCAGCGGTGGCGGTGCGCTGATTTGTTCCGGTGAGGATGCCAAGAAAGAGATCATGTTCTATGCCACCCAGGCCCGTGAGGCTTACCCCTATTATCAGCATGAACAGATAGGTTATAACTACCGGATGAGTAACATTTGTGCGGGTATCGGTCGTGGCCAGATGACGGTGGCTGATGAGCACGTTGCCCATCACAGGCATGTCTGTGGTTTGTACAGGGATTTACTGCAGGATATAGAAGGTATCACCCTGCATGAGAATCCTTCGGAGCGTTATGACAGCAATTACTGGCTGAATACGGTTCTTTTAGATGAGAACCTGCCTGTGAAAGGTGAGGAGGATGCTTACCGCGAGACAGTTCAGGGTGCTGTAGGTGGTGCTGCAGGTGTTACCCACGATGCACAAAGTGTGCATACCTCTTGCGAGCCTAACCGTAATGTGGAAGCCATGCGCCTATGGCTGGATAAGGCAGGTATCGAGAGCCGTCCTTTATGGAAGCCTATGCACTTGCAGCCGGTTTATGTTCAGAGTCCTTCTTATGTGAACGGTGTGAGTGAAGCCTTGTTTAAGCGTGGTTTGTGCCTGCCCAGCGGTCCGTGGGTGACGGATGAAGACGTACACTATATTGTGGAAAAGATAAAAGAGTGCATGGCATAG
- a CDS encoding glycosyltransferase, with product MPLFSIIIPCYNSYSKLQFGLRRIEAQNHHELELIVVDDCSTDNSYVRLQEFAKSSVLNLKIFKNEENSGPGITRNNGLKFASGEYVTFMDADDYFADDFFPTIQPLLNLQNECIIFDFIIKDGNKETPQSTVINGEKGGNISPERAMLFSRGAPWGKIYLKSIIDEQHIQFLAMKHNEDMPFTKIAIVNCTNIIYVDKYLYYYVMEEGSLMHNDSLVDVNNTKVAFKVVYDRLHINYPFEIEALFIHEYLYSLGLTLLSKQPRSEWIASVSEAELMFPAYLKNKYLKEFPKYVQLIVYLMHFKMYWILKQVLKLRKIF from the coding sequence ATGCCTTTATTTTCCATCATTATACCTTGCTACAACTCGTATAGCAAGCTTCAATTTGGGTTGCGAAGGATAGAGGCGCAGAATCATCATGAACTGGAGCTTATAGTAGTTGACGACTGTTCTACAGATAATTCTTATGTGAGATTGCAAGAGTTTGCAAAAAGCAGTGTTCTTAATTTAAAAATTTTCAAGAATGAAGAAAACTCTGGGCCAGGTATAACTCGTAATAATGGTTTGAAGTTTGCGTCAGGCGAGTATGTTACATTCATGGACGCTGATGATTATTTCGCTGATGATTTTTTTCCTACAATACAGCCATTGCTGAATCTGCAAAATGAATGTATAATATTTGATTTTATAATTAAGGATGGTAATAAAGAAACGCCACAATCTACTGTCATAAATGGAGAAAAAGGTGGTAATATATCTCCTGAAAGAGCTATGTTATTTTCGAGAGGTGCTCCATGGGGTAAGATATATTTGAAATCTATAATTGATGAGCAACACATACAATTTCTTGCGATGAAGCATAACGAGGATATGCCATTTACAAAAATTGCAATAGTTAATTGCACTAATATTATATATGTTGACAAATACCTTTATTATTATGTTATGGAAGAGGGGTCATTGATGCATAATGATTCGCTGGTTGACGTAAACAATACAAAAGTTGCATTCAAAGTAGTGTATGACAGACTGCACATTAATTATCCTTTTGAAATAGAAGCTTTATTCATTCATGAGTATTTGTATTCTCTCGGACTAACATTGTTAAGCAAACAACCTCGAAGTGAGTGGATTGCTTCAGTTTCAGAAGCAGAATTGATGTTTCCTGCATATTTGAAAAACAAATATCTAAAAGAATTTCCTAAATACGTTCAATTGATTGTGTACTTGATGCATTTCAAAATGTATTGGATACTTAAACAAGTGTTGAAATTAAGGAAAATATTTTAA
- a CDS encoding amino acid-binding protein has protein sequence MVAKQLSIFLENKSGRLTEVTEVLAKEGVNLSALCIAENADFGILRGIVSEPDKAYKALKDNHFAVNVTDVVGICCPNIPGSLAKVLRFLSDEGVFIEYMYSFANGETANVIIRPNDMENCIRVLTEKKVDLLAASDLYKL, from the coding sequence ATGGTAGCAAAACAACTTTCCATTTTTTTAGAGAATAAGTCGGGCCGTCTCACAGAAGTGACTGAAGTGCTCGCAAAAGAAGGTGTAAATCTCTCTGCGCTTTGTATTGCCGAGAATGCGGACTTTGGTATTCTCCGTGGTATTGTTTCTGAACCTGATAAAGCCTATAAAGCTTTAAAAGATAATCATTTTGCTGTAAATGTGACTGATGTGGTTGGTATCTGTTGTCCCAATATACCCGGTTCATTGGCAAAGGTGCTTCGCTTTTTGTCCGATGAAGGAGTTTTTATTGAATATATGTATTCTTTTGCCAATGGTGAAACTGCGAATGTTATTATCCGTCCCAACGATATGGAAAACTGCATCCGTGTGCTGACAGAGAAGAAAGTGGATTTATTGGCGGCAAGTGATTTGTATAAACTGTAA
- a CDS encoding phenylacetate--CoA ligase — translation MIWNENIECMDRESLRRIQSIRLSKTVERVYHDTPFYRKKMQELGITPDDIKSIDDIVKLPFTTKYDLRDNYPFGLCAVPMSQIVRIHASSGTTGKPTVVGYTRKDLSVWSECLSRAFTAYGAGSSDIFQISYGYGLFTGGLGAHAGAENIGASVIPMSSGNTEKQITLMHDFGSTMLCCTPSYALYLADAIKDSGFPREEFNLKAGAFGAEPWTENMRHDIEVKLGIKAYDIYGLSEIAGPGVGYECECQHGTHLNEDHYFPEIIDPKTLEPVAPGETGELVFTHLTKEGMPLLRYRTKDLTALHYDKCTCGRTLVRMDRILGRSDDMLIIRGVNVFPTQIESVILEMPEFEPHYLLVVDRRNNTDTMELQVEVRPEYYSDEINKMLALKKKLTGRLQSVLGLGVDVRIVEPRSIERSVGKAKRVVDNRKL, via the coding sequence ATGATTTGGAATGAGAACATTGAATGTATGGATCGTGAAAGCCTCCGTAGAATTCAGAGCATTCGTTTGAGCAAGACTGTGGAGCGTGTCTATCATGACACTCCTTTCTACCGTAAGAAAATGCAGGAGCTTGGTATCACTCCTGATGATATTAAAAGCATAGACGACATCGTGAAATTACCTTTCACGACAAAATATGATTTACGTGATAATTATCCTTTCGGACTTTGTGCCGTTCCCATGAGCCAGATTGTCCGCATTCATGCTTCTTCGGGCACTACCGGAAAGCCTACGGTTGTGGGGTATACCCGTAAAGACCTCTCTGTCTGGTCGGAATGCCTGTCCCGTGCCTTCACTGCATACGGCGCCGGCAGTTCTGATATTTTTCAGATATCTTATGGCTATGGGCTTTTCACAGGTGGACTGGGAGCTCATGCAGGGGCTGAAAATATAGGCGCTTCTGTCATTCCGATGTCCAGTGGAAATACGGAAAAACAGATTACCCTGATGCATGACTTTGGCTCGACGATGCTTTGCTGTACACCTTCGTATGCACTTTACCTGGCAGATGCCATTAAAGACTCGGGCTTTCCGCGTGAAGAGTTCAATTTGAAGGCCGGTGCTTTCGGTGCAGAACCGTGGACTGAGAATATGCGTCATGATATCGAAGTTAAGCTGGGTATCAAGGCGTATGATATTTACGGATTGAGTGAGATAGCCGGTCCCGGTGTGGGATATGAATGTGAATGCCAGCATGGTACGCATCTTAACGAAGATCATTATTTTCCTGAAATTATAGATCCTAAAACACTTGAACCGGTAGCCCCGGGGGAAACCGGCGAACTTGTCTTTACCCATCTCACCAAAGAGGGAATGCCTTTATTGCGCTACCGAACCAAAGATCTTACAGCTCTGCATTATGATAAATGTACTTGTGGGCGTACTCTGGTCCGTATGGATCGTATTCTCGGAAGGAGTGATGACATGCTTATTATCCGTGGTGTCAATGTATTCCCGACACAAATAGAATCCGTTATTCTTGAGATGCCGGAATTTGAGCCGCATTATCTGCTTGTTGTGGACCGTAGAAATAATACTGATACGATGGAATTGCAGGTTGAGGTTCGTCCGGAATACTATTCTGATGAAATTAATAAGATGCTGGCATTGAAAAAGAAACTTACCGGCCGCTTGCAAAGCGTGCTGGGTCTGGGGGTAGATGTCCGTATTGTAGAACCACGCAGCATAGAGCGTAGTGTGGGGAAGGCAAAACGTGTTGTTGATAATCGAAAATTGTAA
- a CDS encoding smalltalk protein, with translation MKKSVWDKILKVVIAVASAIIGALGGNAMNI, from the coding sequence ATGAAAAAAAGTGTTTGGGATAAAATTTTGAAAGTTGTGATTGCTGTAGCTTCAGCAATAATTGGTGCTTTAGGGGGTAATGCTATGAATATATGA
- a CDS encoding HU family DNA-binding protein — protein sequence MPLFYYPRQSSIATKDGAKLWHLSLKKIGRVVDSQMLAESIAEKSSLTPGDVHNVIRNLLSVMRQQLLNSRTVRLDGLGTFTMKARTRGKGVSKEEVNPNQVTALRCQFTPEYTRPAAIGTTRALIQGAEFEKWTRKVKEGGTDAGNPGGASGGDENENPLG from the coding sequence ATGCCTTTATTTTATTATCCGAGACAGTCGTCTATTGCGACGAAAGATGGTGCAAAACTGTGGCATTTAAGTTTGAAGAAAATAGGAAGAGTAGTCGATTCACAAATGTTGGCTGAAAGCATTGCGGAGAAGTCTTCATTGACACCGGGTGATGTACATAATGTGATTAGGAATCTGTTGTCTGTGATGCGTCAGCAGTTGCTGAATAGCCGTACGGTACGTCTGGATGGTCTGGGTACGTTTACGATGAAAGCCCGTACCCGTGGAAAAGGGGTTTCAAAGGAGGAGGTGAATCCTAATCAGGTGACCGCTTTGCGTTGCCAGTTTACTCCGGAATATACTCGCCCGGCTGCTATTGGCACTACTCGCGCATTGATTCAAGGTGCAGAGTTTGAGAAATGGACCCGTAAAGTTAAGGAAGGCGGGACAGATGCCGGTAATCCGGGTGGCGCTTCCGGCGGTGATGAAAATGAAAATCCATTGGGATAG
- a CDS encoding DUF4293 domain-containing protein, giving the protein MIQRVQSVYLFVVTILLVVAICMPVGKFIEADGITENVFKPLGVSMAEGGFQSTWGLFGILLLSTIIAFCTIFLFRNRMLQVRMTIFSSILLIGYYIAFVIFVFILKNNFDTMTFRLGWALCLPAISIILNYLAFRAIYRDELMVKAADRLR; this is encoded by the coding sequence ATGATACAACGTGTTCAATCTGTTTATTTATTCGTGGTAACTATCCTGCTGGTTGTTGCCATATGTATGCCCGTGGGGAAATTTATAGAAGCAGACGGAATTACGGAAAATGTTTTTAAGCCGTTGGGCGTTTCTATGGCTGAGGGTGGTTTTCAGTCCACGTGGGGATTGTTCGGCATATTGTTACTGAGTACGATTATTGCATTCTGTACTATCTTTTTGTTTCGTAACCGGATGCTGCAAGTGCGTATGACAATCTTCAGCAGTATTTTGCTGATAGGATATTATATTGCATTCGTTATATTCGTGTTCATTCTCAAAAATAATTTTGATACCATGACTTTCCGGTTAGGATGGGCGCTTTGCCTTCCGGCTATATCAATTATCCTGAATTATTTAGCCTTTCGTGCCATTTATAGGGATGAGTTGATGGTAAAGGCTGCGGATAGGTTGAGGTAA
- a CDS encoding DNA-directed RNA polymerase subunit omega: MDYRKTNAPATTVTRDMMELCEDTGNVYESVAIIGKRANQISVEIKNDLSKKLAEFASYNDNLEEVFENREQIEISRYYEKLPKPTLIATQEYIEGKIYYRNPAKEKEKLQ, encoded by the coding sequence ATGGATTACAGAAAGACAAATGCTCCTGCAACTACGGTGACCCGTGATATGATGGAGTTGTGTGAGGATACCGGTAATGTATATGAAAGCGTGGCTATCATTGGAAAACGCGCTAATCAGATCAGCGTTGAAATAAAGAATGACCTCTCCAAAAAATTGGCTGAGTTTGCTTCTTACAATGACAATTTGGAAGAAGTATTTGAAAACCGGGAGCAAATTGAAATTTCCCGTTATTATGAGAAACTGCCGAAACCGACTCTGATCGCTACTCAAGAGTATATTGAAGGTAAGATTTACTATCGTAACCCCGCTAAGGAAAAAGAGAAATTGCAATAA
- a CDS encoding sugar transferase, which produces MFFKFVFDRGASLLGLLFLFPILLVVAVLIRIKMPGGPIIFKQRRVGRHGKLFTMYKFRSMTVSHSGSSVSVKGESRITPLGAKLRKYKLDELPELWNVLIGDMSFVGPRPDVPGYADKLEGENRRLLLLKPGITGPASLKYRNEEEILAEQENPQKYNDEVLFPDKVRINIEYLDNWSFWHDIKIIIYTILGKDL; this is translated from the coding sequence ATGTTTTTTAAATTTGTATTTGACCGGGGAGCATCGCTTTTGGGACTACTTTTTTTATTTCCCATTTTGCTTGTGGTGGCCGTTTTGATTCGTATCAAGATGCCCGGTGGTCCTATAATCTTTAAGCAGAGAAGGGTGGGACGACACGGGAAATTGTTTACCATGTACAAATTCCGATCTATGACTGTCAGCCATTCGGGAAGCTCCGTATCTGTAAAAGGCGAGAGCCGTATTACCCCTTTGGGGGCCAAGTTACGGAAATACAAGTTAGATGAATTGCCGGAATTGTGGAATGTATTGATAGGTGACATGAGTTTCGTCGGCCCCCGTCCCGATGTTCCCGGCTATGCTGACAAACTTGAAGGAGAGAATAGGCGGCTACTTCTTTTGAAACCCGGCATTACAGGGCCTGCAAGTTTAAAATACCGGAATGAGGAAGAGATATTGGCGGAGCAGGAGAATCCTCAAAAATATAATGATGAGGTATTGTTCCCGGATAAGGTACGGATAAATATTGAATATTTGGATAATTGGTCTTTCTGGCATGACATCAAAATCATCATTTACACCATACTTGGCAAAGATTTATAA
- a CDS encoding outer membrane protein assembly factor BamD: MKKNILMTLLAAMLLSSCGEYNKLLKSTDYEYKYEAAKTYFAKGQYNRAATLLNELIAILKGTDKAEESLYMLGMSYYNQKDYQTAAQTFIQYYNVYPRGTYTELARFHAGKALYLDTPEPRLDQSGTYSAIQQLQMFMEYFPKSAKKEEAQNMIFALQDKLVMKEYLSAKLYYNLGNYLGNNYQSCVITAQNALKDYPYTNLREDLSILILRAKYELAVYSVEDKKPERYREAIDEYYAFKNEFPESKYIKEAERIFKESQRILKD; this comes from the coding sequence ATGAAGAAGAACATCCTTATGACTCTGCTTGCAGCAATGCTGCTCTCCTCGTGTGGAGAATACAACAAGTTGCTGAAAAGCACGGATTATGAATACAAGTACGAGGCGGCAAAAACATACTTTGCAAAAGGGCAGTATAATCGTGCTGCAACTTTGCTTAATGAATTGATTGCCATCCTTAAAGGTACAGACAAGGCTGAGGAATCCCTCTATATGCTGGGCATGAGTTACTACAATCAGAAAGATTACCAAACTGCGGCTCAGACATTCATCCAATATTATAACGTTTATCCGCGCGGCACATATACCGAACTGGCACGTTTTCATGCCGGTAAAGCTTTATATCTGGATACTCCGGAACCACGTCTTGACCAATCGGGGACTTATAGCGCAATCCAACAGTTGCAGATGTTCATGGAATATTTTCCCAAAAGCGCAAAAAAAGAAGAAGCACAGAATATGATTTTTGCCCTGCAGGACAAGTTGGTGATGAAGGAATATCTTTCGGCTAAACTTTACTATAATTTGGGAAATTATTTGGGTAATAATTATCAGTCTTGTGTTATTACGGCGCAAAATGCTTTAAAAGACTATCCTTATACAAATTTGCGTGAAGATTTGTCTATTTTGATTTTGCGGGCTAAGTATGAATTGGCTGTGTATAGTGTGGAAGATAAAAAGCCGGAACGTTACCGTGAGGCCATAGATGAATATTATGCTTTTAAGAATGAATTTCCTGAAAGTAAGTACATCAAGGAAGCCGAACGTATCTTTAAAGAATCACAAAGGATTCTGAAGGATTAA
- the uvrB gene encoding excinuclease ABC subunit UvrB, which yields MNKFELTSTYKPTGDQPEAIAQLTEGIREGLPAQTLLGVTGSGKTFTIANVIANINKPTLILSHNKTLAAQLYSEFKGFFPNNAVEYYVSYYDYYQPEAYLPSSDTYIEKDLAINDEIDKLRLAATSSLLSGRKDVVVVSSVSCIYGMGNPSDFYNNVIEVQQGHNFSRNVFLRRLVDSLYVRNDMDLNRGNFRVKGDTVDIYLAYADNLLRIVFWGDEIDSIEEVDPISGVSIAKFDGYKIYPANLFMTTKEATLRAIHEIEDDLHKQTQWFENEGRPFEAKRLQERVTYDMEMIRELGHCSGIENYSRYFDGRAAGTRPYCLLDFFPEDFLIVIDESHVSVPQIRAMYGGDRARKVNLVEYGFRLPAAMDNRPLKFDEFEAMAKQVIYVSATPADYELVRSEGIVVEQVIRPTGLLDPIIEVRPSHNQIDDLMEEIQVRIEKKERTLVTTLTKRMAEELTEYLLNNNVKCNYIHSDVDTLERVKIMSDLREGKYDVLVGVNLLREGLDLPEVSLVAILDADKEGFLRSHRSLTQTAGRAARNVNGMVIMYADKITESMQLTIDETNRRREKQLRYNEEHGIIPQQIRKAKNLNVFAGAESSAETTGGKNKATVTPRPYVEQNTMSAIAADPIMQYMSRAQLEKSIERTRKLMQEAAKKLNFIEAAQYRDEVLKMEKLLEEKE from the coding sequence ATGAATAAATTTGAATTAACATCCACCTATAAGCCTACCGGTGATCAGCCGGAAGCCATCGCACAGTTAACCGAAGGTATACGTGAGGGACTTCCTGCACAAACCCTACTCGGTGTCACCGGTTCCGGAAAAACATTTACCATAGCCAACGTCATTGCCAACATCAACAAGCCTACATTAATATTGAGCCACAACAAGACACTGGCCGCCCAGCTATATAGTGAATTCAAAGGCTTCTTTCCCAACAATGCCGTAGAATATTATGTATCCTATTATGATTATTACCAGCCAGAAGCCTACCTCCCGTCTTCAGACACTTATATAGAAAAGGACCTCGCTATCAACGACGAGATTGACAAGCTACGTCTCGCAGCCACTTCTTCCCTTCTTTCGGGCAGAAAGGATGTAGTAGTGGTTTCTTCCGTATCATGCATCTATGGTATGGGAAACCCGTCTGACTTCTATAATAATGTCATCGAAGTGCAGCAAGGCCACAATTTCAGTCGCAATGTATTTCTGCGCCGGTTGGTGGACAGCCTCTATGTGCGCAACGATATGGATCTCAACCGCGGAAATTTCCGTGTTAAAGGCGATACGGTCGATATCTATCTGGCTTATGCCGACAACTTACTGCGCATAGTTTTCTGGGGCGACGAGATAGACAGTATAGAAGAAGTGGATCCCATAAGTGGTGTTAGCATTGCCAAATTCGATGGATACAAGATTTATCCAGCCAATCTTTTCATGACCACCAAAGAAGCTACCTTACGCGCCATCCATGAGATAGAAGACGACTTGCACAAACAGACACAGTGGTTTGAGAATGAAGGTCGTCCTTTTGAAGCCAAACGTCTGCAGGAACGTGTCACCTACGACATGGAGATGATACGCGAATTGGGGCATTGTTCCGGCATCGAAAACTATTCCCGCTATTTTGACGGACGTGCAGCCGGTACTCGTCCTTACTGTCTGCTTGACTTCTTCCCGGAAGACTTTCTGATAGTCATTGATGAGAGCCATGTAAGTGTTCCGCAAATACGTGCCATGTATGGTGGCGACCGGGCACGTAAAGTCAACCTTGTGGAATATGGTTTTCGTCTGCCTGCCGCTATGGACAATCGACCTCTGAAGTTCGATGAATTCGAAGCAATGGCAAAGCAAGTGATATACGTCAGCGCTACTCCGGCAGATTATGAATTAGTACGATCGGAAGGAATCGTTGTGGAGCAAGTCATACGACCTACGGGCTTGCTAGACCCCATTATCGAAGTCCGTCCGAGCCACAACCAGATAGATGACCTGATGGAAGAAATCCAAGTGCGCATTGAAAAGAAAGAGCGTACACTTGTCACCACACTTACCAAACGGATGGCCGAAGAACTGACAGAATACCTGCTGAACAACAATGTAAAGTGCAACTATATCCATAGTGACGTCGATACTCTGGAACGTGTAAAGATCATGAGCGACCTTCGTGAAGGGAAATACGATGTCCTTGTCGGCGTCAACTTGTTGCGCGAAGGACTCGACCTGCCGGAAGTATCTCTCGTCGCTATTCTTGACGCAGACAAGGAAGGCTTTCTACGCTCCCACCGTTCATTAACACAAACAGCCGGACGCGCCGCCCGTAACGTAAACGGCATGGTCATCATGTATGCCGACAAAATTACGGAAAGCATGCAGTTGACCATCGATGAAACCAACCGCCGCCGAGAGAAGCAGTTGAGATATAATGAGGAGCATGGCATCATCCCTCAGCAAATCAGGAAAGCTAAAAATCTCAATGTATTTGCAGGCGCAGAATCGTCGGCCGAAACTACGGGCGGAAAGAACAAGGCGACAGTCACTCCACGTCCTTATGTGGAGCAGAATACCATGTCTGCCATCGCTGCCGACCCGATTATGCAATACATGAGTCGCGCCCAATTGGAAAAGAGCATCGAACGCACCAGAAAACTGATGCAGGAAGCAGCCAAGAAACTTAATTTCATCGAAGCAGCCCAATATCGTGATGAAGTACTGAAAATGGAAAAACTGCTGGAGGAAAAGGAATAA